In Elaeis guineensis isolate ETL-2024a chromosome 1, EG11, whole genome shotgun sequence, a genomic segment contains:
- the LOC105038881 gene encoding LOW QUALITY PROTEIN: transcription factor bHLH62 (The sequence of the model RefSeq protein was modified relative to this genomic sequence to represent the inferred CDS: inserted 2 bases in 2 codons), which yields MEKERFCSTTPPLTWQSGNPLPPPEPEMTSLPGADRFHNLNWDRPMDRSAPFESALSSLVSSPSSNLATTAASDSVVLHELICRLGSICNSDEISLTSCYQSANTSCSSTPLNSPPKLNLSMMEHYQQSSRGLPVSRNPAMPTLHLAPFTTDPGFAERAVRFSCFGGRSYGGLTGQFGLPEIGKMSRVSSSQSFMGSGCQMGISDNGQEIAMQEGVQVEMEMSXRLGGRMSGSSTPDNGEFGGGQEESSADQITAGGETSSRGNKENNARKRKAAPKGKGKEAPLSSSGTNPSKIAEEEDSNAKRSKPAETNGTDQDVAAKPKAEQNGGASSGGDAGQKLGKENNAKPPEPPKDYIHVRARRGQATDSHSLAERVRREKISERMKFLQDLVPGCNKVTGKAVMLDEIINYVQSLQRQVEFLSMKLATVNPQLDFSMENLLPKDMHQAHRPLPTQVYPLEAISTAFSCPHQPQGNPLQSVVTNGLENQCSLNPLNSSLRRSLNMQLPPFDGXGDATSQLGTFWEDDLQSFIQMGFGQSQENSFSSQGFHGK from the exons ATGGAAAAGGAGAGATTTTGCAGCACCACACCACCCCTAACTTGGCAATCCGGCAACCCCCTGCCGCCGCCGGAGCCGGAGATGACCTCCCTTCCCGGCGCCGACCGCTTCCACAACCTCAATTGGGACCGGCCGATGGACCGCAGCGCCCCCTTCGAGTCGGCTCTCTCCTCCCTTGTGTCGTCGCCGTCCTCCAACCTGGCCACCACCGCCGCCAGCGACAGCGTTGTCCTCCATGAGCTCATATGCCGCCTCGGCAGCATCTGCAACTCCGACGAGATCTCTCTCACTTCTTGCTACCAAAGCGCCAACACCTCTTGTTCCAGTACTCCTCTGAATTCCCCTCCAAAGCTTAATCTTTCCATGATGGAGCACTACCAGCAGAGCAGCAGAGGATTGCCGGTTTCCAGGAACCCGGCAATGCCCACTCTCCACCTGGCACCGTTCACCACGGACCCAGGGTTCGCAGAGCGGGCTGTGAGGTTTTCGTGCTTTGGAGGGAGGAGCTATGGCGGGCTTACCGGCCAATTCGGACTGCCGGAGATTGGAAAGATGTCGAGGGTCTCGAGTAGCCAGTCTTTCATGGGGAGTGGGTGTCAGATGGGCATTTCAGATAATGGTCAGGAGATTGCAATGCAGGAGGGAGTCCAAGTTGAGATGGAAATGA ATAGGTTAGGTGGTAGGATGTCAGGGTCTTCGACACCGGACAATGGGGAATTCGGCGGTGGACAGGAGGAATCATCGGCCGATCAGATCACAGCGGGTGGGGAGACATCCTCGAGGGGAAACAAGGAGAACAATGCGAGGAAACGGAAAGCAGCTCCCAAGGGGAAAGGAAAGGAGGCGCCTTtgtcctcctctggcactaatccTTCCAAG ATAGCAGAGGAGGAGGATTCCAATGCAAAGAGAAGCAAACCAGCTGAAACCAATGGAACCGACCAGGATGTGGCGGCTAAGCCGAAGGCCGAGCAGAATGGCGGTGCAAGCTCTGGTGGTGATGCTGGTCAAAAACTGGGGAAGGAGAATAATGCCAAGCCCCCTGAGCCTCCAAAAGATTATATCCATGTGAGGGCTCGAAGAGGCCAAGCAACCGATAGCCACAGCCTCGCCGAAAGG GTGAGAAGAGAGAAGATCAGTGAAAGAATGAAATTTCTTCAAGATCTAGTGCCAGGTTGCAATAAG GTAACTGGCAAAGCAGTGATGCTTGATGAGATTATAAACTATGTGCAGTCATTGCAGCGCCAAGTTGAG TTCCTTTCAATGAAGCTGGCAACTGTGAATCCACAGCTTGACTTCAGTATGGAAAATCTCCTCCCAAAAGAT ATGCATCAAGCACATCGGCCTTTGCCAACACAGGTTTATCCATTAGAGGCCATCAGCACGGCATTCTCATGTCCTCACCAACCTCAGGGAAACCCTCTGCAGAGTGTTGTGACCAATGGCCTGGAAAACCAGTGCTCCTTGAACCCATTGAACTCCTCTCTGCGTCGAAGTCTCAACATGCAACTACCTCCCTTCGATG TCGGGGATGCCACCTCTCAG CTTGGGACTTTctgggaggatgacctccagagtTTTATCCAGATGGGATTTGGGCAGAGCCAGGAGAATTCATTTTCTTCCCAGGGCTTCCATGGTAAGTGA